A region from the Triticum aestivum cultivar Chinese Spring chromosome 3D, IWGSC CS RefSeq v2.1, whole genome shotgun sequence genome encodes:
- the LOC123078648 gene encoding AAA-ATPase At3g50940, which produces MAMTSPSSRALERYKSAVTTATSVLGAAMLLRRVLADVLPGTALGALLLLPPASARRHAVLIEEFDGALYNRVFLAAKAYVSTLLAAAPSVPLMKASLPRGADAEHVLLALRPGTAVVDVFDGAKVTWRLSRKHDGGAGRRRTTEDAREVFKLSFDAEHKDMVLGSYLPAVMARVEAMSQEQRQTKLYSNEWGKWRTVRLRNASTFATVAMDAALRQAVVDDLDRFLTRKEYYRQTGRAWKRGYLIHGPPGTGKSSLVAAISNHLHFDVYDLDVGSVRSNTELRKLLIRMKNRSILLVEDVDCAVATAPRREATGSSDGGSPASKNHKVTLSGLLNMVDGLWSSSGHERILIFTTNHRDRLDPALLRPGRMDMHVHMGYCGFVAFRELAANYHGIQDHPLFPEIEALLREVEVAPAEVAERLLMTDDADAAVEMAAKLLRGRKAGTGEDGGYIKQKLHVGPRRPRRPPAARRAVLDEGIGGSSRRGQGRGAGTGRRGGGEVRGRGRR; this is translated from the exons ATGGCCATGACATCCCCGAGCAGCAGAGCGCTCGAACGGTACAAGAGCGCCGTAACGACGGCAACTTCCGTGCTGGGCGCGGCCATGCTGCTGCGCCGGGTGCTCGCCGACGTCCTCCCAGGCACGGCCCTCGGCGCGCTGCTCCTCCTGCCGCCAGCCTCCGCCCGGCGCCACGCCGTGCTCATCGAGGAGTTCGACGGCGCCCTGTACAACCGCGTCTTCTTGGCGGCCAAGGCGTACGTTTCCACGCTGCTCGCCGCGGCACCGTCCGTGCCGCTGATGAAGGCCAGCCTGCCTCGCGGGGCCGATGCGGAGCACGTCCTGCTCGCCCTGCGCCCCGGCACGGCGGTCGTCGACGTGTTCGACGGGGCAAAGGTCACGTGGCGCCTGAGCAGGAAGCACGACGGGGGCGCCGGCAGGCGGCGGACCACGGAGGACGCGCGCGAGGTGTTCAAGCTCAGCTTCGACGCGGAGCACAAGGACATGGTGCTCGGCTCCTACCTGCCGGCCGTCATGGCCCGCGTGGAGGCCATGTCCCAGGAGCAGAGGCAGACCAAGCTGTACAGCAACGAGTGGGGCAAGTGGCGGACCGTGAGGCTCCGCAACGCCTCGACGTTCGCGACGGTGGCCATGGACGCCGCGCTGCGGCAGGCCGTGGTGGACGACCTGGACAGGTTCTTGACCCGGAAGGAGTACTACCGGCAGACGGGGAGGGCGTGGAAGAGGGGCTACCTGATCCACGGCCCGCCCGGCACCGGCAAGTCCAGTCTGGTCGCCGCGATCTCCAACCACCTCCATTTCGACGTGTATGATCTCGACGTCGGCAGCGTCAGGTCCAACACCGAGCTTAGGAAACTGCTGATTCGGATGAAGAACAGGTCCATACTGTTGGTCGAAGATGTCGATTGCGCCGTGGCGACGGCACCACGGAGGGAAGCGACGGGAAGCTCCGACGGGGGCAGCCCTGCTTCCAAGAATCACAAG GTCActctgtccgggctgctcaacatgGTGGACGGCCTCTGGTCCAGCAGCGGCCATGAgcggatcctcatcttcaccaCCAACCACAGGGACCGGCTCGACCCGGCGCTGCTCCGGCCTGGCCGGATGGACATGCACGTCCACATGGGCTACTGTGGCTTCGTCGCCTTCAGGGAGCTCGCGGCCAACTACCACGGCATCCAGGACCACCCGCTCTTCCCGGAGATCGAGGCGCTGCTGCGGGAGGTGGAGGTGGCACCGGCGGAGGTCGCCGAGAGGCTGCTTATGACCGACGATGCCGATGCCGCTGTCGAGATGGCCGCGAAGCTGCTGAGAGGCAGGAAGGCGGGGACCGGGGAAGATGGCGGGTACATCAAGCAGAAACTGCACGTAGGGCCTAGGCGCCCGCGTCGGCCCCCGGCTGCAAGACGGGCGGTGCTTGACGAGGGAATTGGTGGGTCCTCACGACGAGGCCAGGGGCGTGGAGCAGGGACAGGGCGACGTGGCGGAGGTGAGGTGCGCGGACGAGGACGGCGATAG